From Acidothermus cellulolyticus 11B, a single genomic window includes:
- a CDS encoding sensor histidine kinase: protein MRNSRYATRPAVADDGESREILDTVLRSLEAAAIVTEGDRVVVSNEAAAALRLVFDGRLTSGVLAQLAAESQRVGRRVVAEIELPWGETVRAVHAVAAPVLDSKRVVLLVTDVEESRRVEAVRRDFIANVSHELKTPVGAMLLLAEAIRDAQDDPAALTHFIDRLIHEANRLSRLVKELIDLSRLQGGDPLPELSEVRVSDIVSDAVEPLHVRAEAAGIRLEVAIPANLCVLGDRRQLATAVTNLVENAIVYSSRGGRVGVGARERVTPEGRIVEIAVSDNGIGIARADQERIFERFYRVDPGRSRATGGTGLGLAIVKHIVNNHGGRISVWSKPGTGSTFTLHLPAPASDTTSSVTDLVTRPDSPEPGATRDDR from the coding sequence GTGCGGAATAGCCGCTACGCCACCCGACCGGCCGTCGCGGACGACGGCGAATCTCGAGAGATCCTCGACACGGTCCTGCGTTCGCTCGAAGCAGCTGCGATCGTCACCGAAGGCGACCGTGTGGTCGTCTCCAATGAGGCGGCGGCGGCGTTGCGTCTGGTCTTTGACGGAAGGCTCACCTCTGGAGTTCTCGCGCAATTGGCGGCCGAGAGTCAGCGCGTGGGACGACGGGTGGTCGCCGAAATCGAGCTGCCGTGGGGTGAAACGGTGCGAGCCGTTCACGCGGTAGCGGCGCCGGTCCTCGACTCCAAGCGGGTGGTTCTGCTCGTGACCGACGTGGAGGAGTCACGTCGGGTCGAGGCGGTCCGGCGCGACTTCATTGCGAACGTGTCTCATGAGTTGAAGACGCCGGTTGGCGCCATGCTGCTCCTGGCGGAGGCAATTCGTGATGCGCAGGATGACCCAGCCGCCCTCACGCACTTCATCGACCGTCTCATTCATGAGGCCAACCGCCTGTCGCGATTGGTCAAGGAGTTGATTGACCTCTCGCGACTGCAGGGCGGCGATCCGCTGCCGGAATTGAGCGAGGTAAGAGTCAGTGACATCGTTTCGGACGCCGTCGAGCCGTTGCACGTTCGAGCGGAGGCGGCGGGCATCCGCCTGGAAGTGGCCATACCCGCAAACCTTTGCGTACTGGGGGATCGTCGTCAGCTGGCGACTGCGGTCACGAATCTCGTCGAGAACGCGATTGTTTATTCGTCCCGCGGCGGCCGGGTCGGCGTCGGCGCACGCGAGCGGGTCACGCCGGAGGGTCGGATCGTCGAAATCGCCGTCAGCGATAACGGCATCGGCATTGCCCGCGCGGACCAAGAGCGCATCTTCGAGCGGTTCTACCGGGTCGACCCTGGACGCTCCCGCGCCACCGGTGGAACAGGCCTCGGTCTGGCGATTGTGAAACACATTGTGAACAATCACGGCGGCCGTATCTCCGTCTGGAGCAAGCCGGGCACCGGCTCAACATTCACTCTGCATTTGCCCGCACCTGCATCGGACACAACGTCGTCGGTTACCGATCTGGTTACGCGCCCTGATAGCCCGGAACCGGGAGCGACACGTGATGACCGGTGA
- the phoU gene encoding phosphate signaling complex protein PhoU: protein MRDAYHEELDALRVDMVDLARRVRTAMSRASRALLEGDLAVAEEVIDGDDDVDQMRRDIERRIVDLIARQQPVASDLRVLTAGLRIVADLERAGDHAVHLAKLARRRYPMTVVPEPLRPVIARMGEAAVGIAGELEEVLATADAARAASMERHDDTMDALHRALLREMLETPWSYGVDTAIDLAYASRYFERYADHLVSAARHVNYQVTGQWTAEVGDLA from the coding sequence ATGCGGGACGCCTACCACGAAGAACTCGATGCGTTGCGGGTCGACATGGTCGATCTCGCACGCCGCGTCCGGACAGCAATGTCTCGCGCGAGCCGCGCCCTCCTGGAAGGCGATCTCGCGGTGGCTGAAGAGGTCATCGACGGAGACGACGATGTCGATCAGATGCGACGGGACATCGAGCGGCGCATTGTTGATCTTATCGCGCGTCAGCAGCCCGTCGCCAGCGACCTCCGGGTGCTCACCGCCGGCTTGCGCATCGTCGCAGATCTCGAGCGCGCCGGCGACCACGCGGTGCATCTCGCGAAACTTGCCCGCCGACGCTATCCGATGACGGTCGTTCCGGAGCCGCTCCGACCGGTGATCGCACGGATGGGAGAAGCCGCGGTCGGCATTGCCGGGGAGTTAGAAGAGGTCCTGGCGACGGCCGATGCAGCCCGTGCCGCGTCGATGGAACGCCATGACGACACGATGGACGCATTGCATCGCGCGCTCCTCCGGGAAATGCTCGAAACGCCGTGGTCATACGGCGTCGACACGGCAATCGATCTCGCGTACGCGAGCAGATATTTCGAGCGGTACGCCGATCACTTGGTATCCGCGGCTCGCCACGTCAATTACCAGGTGACCGGTCAGTGGACCGCGGAGGTGGGAGACCTTGCCTAA
- the pstS gene encoding phosphate ABC transporter substrate-binding protein PstS gives MKRTRLTVTSSVLLAVLALAACSNSNAAGPSKYASSTGTSAPAASSSSGTGTSSSSAAGSPSADQCQSGNLTGGGSTFQAPMQQKWISEYISRCKNATINYSSIGSGAGIQQFSAGTVDFAGSDVLMKDDEQAAADKRCASPAIHLPITAGGVGIQYNLPGITTLRFSPDTLADIFQGKVTKWNDPEIAADNPGVSLPATAITVFYRSDASGTTGIFSSFMAAASKKWTLGTGKTLNWPSTAQGAKGSEGVSAGVAQTVGGITYAEQAYALQHKLPLALVKNAGGQYVALTSETVSKALQGATIQPRSAHDLSAKMNYLPTDPQAYPISSVSYVIVCSTYPSSVSKDTVNLLRSYLAYAVTGGQQFASTLGYAPLPTDLAQKVQASIDAIS, from the coding sequence GTGAAACGTACTCGTCTGACCGTGACCAGTTCTGTGCTACTTGCAGTTCTGGCACTGGCCGCGTGCAGCAACAGCAACGCAGCTGGGCCAAGTAAATATGCGAGCAGCACGGGAACCAGCGCGCCTGCGGCAAGCAGTTCCTCCGGTACAGGGACGAGCAGCTCATCAGCAGCGGGCTCGCCGTCCGCCGACCAGTGTCAGAGCGGCAATCTGACCGGCGGTGGATCGACGTTCCAAGCTCCGATGCAGCAAAAATGGATCTCCGAGTATATCTCCCGCTGCAAGAATGCAACCATCAACTACTCGTCGATTGGTTCGGGCGCGGGAATCCAGCAATTCTCGGCCGGCACGGTGGACTTCGCCGGTTCTGACGTCCTGATGAAAGACGACGAACAGGCGGCAGCCGACAAGCGCTGCGCCAGTCCGGCGATTCACCTTCCGATCACTGCAGGCGGGGTCGGAATCCAGTACAACCTTCCGGGTATTACCACTTTGCGTTTCTCACCGGACACGCTTGCCGACATCTTCCAAGGGAAAGTAACCAAGTGGAACGATCCTGAAATCGCCGCCGATAACCCCGGAGTGTCGCTGCCCGCAACGGCGATTACCGTCTTCTATCGGTCGGATGCATCCGGTACGACGGGTATCTTCTCGAGCTTCATGGCCGCGGCCAGCAAGAAGTGGACCCTCGGGACCGGGAAAACCCTCAACTGGCCGTCTACCGCGCAAGGCGCCAAGGGCAGTGAGGGCGTGAGCGCCGGTGTCGCTCAAACCGTGGGCGGGATCACATATGCTGAGCAGGCATATGCCTTGCAGCACAAGCTACCGCTTGCCTTGGTGAAGAATGCCGGCGGTCAGTACGTGGCCCTCACGTCGGAAACCGTCAGCAAAGCACTTCAGGGCGCGACGATCCAACCGCGCAGTGCGCACGACCTCTCCGCGAAGATGAACTACCTGCCGACGGACCCGCAAGCATATCCAATATCGTCCGTTAGCTACGTCATCGTGTGCTCTACCTATCCGAGCAGCGTCTCGAAAGATACCGTGAACTTGTTGCGGTCCTACTTGGCATACGCAGTGACCGGTGGTCAGCAGTTCGCATCTACGCTCGGCTACGCGCCGCTACCGACGGATCTTGCGCAGAAAGTCCAAGCCTCGATCGATGCGATTTCGTGA
- the pstC gene encoding phosphate ABC transporter permease subunit PstC has protein sequence MTRSEPSAVPAAVSGGRRRHRGAAGDSVFHVAVWAAACFVLAVLAAIIIFLAWRAVPALRADTANFWTTTRWLPDNTPPAFGVAALAFGTFLSAALALVIAVPVALGTALFATEYASPRVGPWLGYLVDLLAAVPSVVYGLWGLYWLVPHLTPVQHGLARTLGFIPLFSDPRGVTAQPSRSIFAVSLILAVMIIPIIAAVSREIFLQVEPGLREAALGIGATRWDMIRLAVLPVSRFGLFGAVMLGLGRALGETIAVALVLGSSFSIDFHLLVPGKNTIAANIATQFAEAGPTGRSALIASGLVLFGMTIVTALLARFIIRRSGAQERSAIV, from the coding sequence ATGACGCGAAGCGAACCGAGTGCGGTGCCGGCGGCGGTTTCGGGGGGCCGTCGCCGGCACCGCGGTGCTGCGGGTGACAGCGTCTTCCATGTCGCTGTATGGGCGGCCGCTTGCTTCGTACTCGCCGTGCTTGCCGCGATTATCATCTTTCTTGCCTGGCGGGCGGTTCCCGCACTCCGGGCGGACACCGCGAACTTCTGGACGACGACGCGTTGGCTACCGGACAACACGCCGCCCGCATTCGGTGTCGCCGCCCTGGCGTTCGGTACCTTTTTGTCAGCAGCGTTGGCCCTGGTGATTGCCGTACCTGTTGCGTTGGGAACTGCACTGTTCGCGACTGAGTACGCCTCACCGCGGGTTGGCCCGTGGCTCGGATATCTTGTGGACCTTCTCGCCGCGGTCCCGAGCGTGGTTTACGGCTTGTGGGGCCTGTATTGGCTCGTGCCGCATCTAACGCCGGTACAACATGGCCTTGCCCGCACGCTGGGCTTCATCCCGCTCTTCAGTGATCCGCGTGGAGTAACAGCCCAACCAAGCCGCTCAATCTTCGCCGTGTCGCTCATTCTTGCCGTCATGATCATTCCCATTATTGCGGCGGTGTCTCGCGAGATCTTCTTGCAGGTTGAGCCCGGCTTGCGCGAGGCGGCGCTGGGCATCGGCGCCACCCGGTGGGACATGATCCGGTTAGCCGTTCTGCCGGTGAGCCGGTTCGGACTCTTCGGGGCCGTCATGTTGGGCCTCGGCCGCGCGCTTGGTGAAACAATCGCGGTGGCACTCGTTCTTGGTTCGTCCTTTTCCATCGACTTTCATCTTCTGGTTCCCGGCAAGAACACCATCGCGGCGAATATCGCGACGCAGTTTGCCGAGGCCGGCCCGACCGGGCGATCCGCGCTGATCGCAAGCGGCTTGGTGCTGTTCGGCATGACGATCGTCACAGCGCTGCTCGCGCGCTTCATTATTCGACGTTCCGGTGCTCAAGAGCGGAGCGCGATCGTATGA
- the pstA gene encoding phosphate ABC transporter permease PstA: MTASSLLAASKIQRRARSRLVSGTMSLLIAGAFLLAAVPLFLVVGYTLSRGVTHFSWIFFSHSLAGVPPSQPGGGIAAATIGTIEQVGIATLVSVPLGLAAAIYLAEYGVGTRFAGAVSFLVDVMTGVPSIVAGLFVYAFFVISLHRGFSGLAAALALSILMLPVVIRSSQDMIAAVPTSLREAGYALGLRRWRVIAFIVLPTARSGLVTGVMLAVARVCGETAPLLVTAFDNAYINTNPLHGQQSALPLVIFNQAQQAYQPAVDRAWAAAATLILAIVTLYITARLLARRRLGGKSG; encoded by the coding sequence ATGACCGCGTCCAGCCTGTTGGCCGCCTCGAAAATCCAACGCCGGGCTCGCTCGCGCCTCGTGAGCGGCACGATGAGTCTTCTCATTGCCGGCGCTTTCCTCCTTGCCGCGGTTCCGTTGTTTCTAGTGGTCGGTTACACGCTGTCCCGTGGCGTCACGCACTTTTCGTGGATCTTCTTCAGCCACTCGCTCGCGGGCGTTCCCCCGTCACAGCCAGGTGGTGGTATCGCCGCAGCAACAATCGGAACCATCGAGCAGGTGGGCATCGCCACCCTTGTGAGCGTGCCGCTCGGCCTGGCGGCGGCGATTTACCTGGCCGAATATGGCGTCGGCACGCGCTTCGCCGGGGCGGTGAGCTTCCTGGTCGACGTCATGACAGGGGTTCCGTCGATCGTTGCCGGACTCTTCGTTTACGCCTTCTTCGTCATTTCCTTGCACCGCGGATTCTCCGGACTTGCCGCCGCCCTGGCGCTGAGCATTCTCATGCTCCCGGTCGTGATTCGGTCCAGCCAAGACATGATCGCCGCCGTCCCGACGTCGCTTCGGGAAGCCGGCTACGCACTCGGCCTGCGACGCTGGCGGGTAATTGCCTTCATCGTCCTGCCGACCGCCAGGAGCGGCCTGGTCACCGGCGTGATGCTGGCCGTCGCACGGGTCTGCGGCGAAACCGCCCCGTTGCTCGTCACCGCCTTCGACAACGCGTACATCAACACGAACCCGCTGCACGGTCAGCAGAGTGCACTCCCTCTGGTGATTTTCAACCAGGCACAGCAGGCGTATCAACCCGCGGTTGATCGCGCGTGGGCTGCGGCGGCAACCCTCATTCTCGCCATCGTCACGCTCTACATCACCGCCCGGCTGCTGGCACGTCGACGCCTGGGAGGCAAGAGTGGCTAA
- the pstB gene encoding phosphate ABC transporter ATP-binding protein PstB: MAKRIELIDLSCSYRDRVAVTDVTMTIEPKSVTAIIGPSGCGKSTVLRAINRLHETIPGAKVHGRVLLDGEDIYDPRIDVVTVRRTVGMVFQRPNPFPTMSIYDNVAAGLRLAGVRRADMDDLVEEALTAAHLWSEVKDRLRRPAGALSGGQQQRLCIARAIAVRPDVLLMDEPCSALDPISTLAIEDLIRELRNDYTVVIVTHNMQQASRVSDMTAFFTVEGPGQPGRLVEYADTSKLFSVPADRRTEDYITGRVG; the protein is encoded by the coding sequence GTGGCTAAACGCATAGAACTGATTGACCTGTCGTGTTCCTATCGAGACCGGGTCGCGGTCACCGACGTCACGATGACTATAGAACCGAAGTCGGTAACCGCCATTATCGGTCCATCCGGCTGTGGTAAGTCGACCGTGTTGCGGGCGATCAACCGGCTCCATGAAACCATCCCCGGTGCCAAAGTGCACGGACGTGTGCTGCTCGACGGGGAGGACATCTACGATCCGCGCATCGACGTCGTCACTGTCCGGCGGACCGTTGGGATGGTGTTTCAGCGCCCCAATCCATTTCCGACCATGTCCATCTACGACAATGTCGCGGCAGGTCTTCGCCTTGCCGGCGTTCGACGCGCAGACATGGACGACCTTGTCGAGGAGGCTCTTACCGCCGCGCATTTGTGGTCCGAAGTCAAGGACCGGCTGCGCCGACCAGCGGGCGCGCTCTCCGGGGGTCAGCAGCAACGACTGTGCATCGCCCGCGCCATCGCTGTCCGACCCGATGTTCTGCTCATGGATGAGCCGTGCTCGGCACTCGACCCGATTTCGACACTTGCCATCGAGGATCTCATCCGTGAATTGCGAAACGACTACACTGTCGTCATCGTCACCCATAACATGCAGCAGGCCAGCCGCGTCAGCGACATGACGGCATTCTTCACCGTCGAAGGTCCGGGCCAGCCCGGTCGGCTCGTTGAATATGCCGACACGAGCAAGCTTTTCTCCGTGCCGGCGGATCGTCGCACCGAGGACTACATCACCGGCCGGGTCGGCTGA
- a CDS encoding serine hydrolase domain-containing protein has translation MSAFDLLGAWPAPPPAAGVVGPRQTAAGPADEVRPWASVTKPVFAYAVLRLAEAGHVDLDEPCGPPGATVRHLLAHASGLGPDTREPLCAPETRRIYSNAGYEVLGEFLAERTGQDVENIIADLVLSPLGMTRTRLIGSPAHGLRGPLTDLLRFAAELLEPRLVAVETLRSARSVAFPGLSGVLPGFGRQEPNDWGLGFEIRDAKTPHWTAPANSPETFGHFGRSGSFFWIDPVARIGCAVLAGTEFGPWAVEAWPRFSAAVLDEFGSHS, from the coding sequence GTGTCGGCCTTTGACCTGCTCGGCGCCTGGCCTGCTCCGCCTCCGGCGGCCGGTGTCGTAGGTCCTCGTCAAACCGCCGCCGGCCCGGCGGATGAGGTTCGCCCGTGGGCCTCGGTGACCAAGCCGGTTTTCGCATACGCCGTGCTGCGACTCGCCGAGGCGGGCCATGTCGACCTCGACGAGCCCTGTGGACCGCCCGGCGCCACGGTTCGTCACCTGCTCGCGCACGCCTCGGGACTTGGGCCCGACACCCGTGAGCCGCTCTGTGCGCCCGAAACCCGGCGCATTTATTCCAATGCCGGTTACGAAGTGCTCGGCGAGTTTCTCGCGGAACGGACCGGTCAGGACGTCGAAAACATCATTGCGGACCTCGTGCTGTCCCCCCTCGGCATGACGCGAACCCGGCTGATTGGCAGCCCAGCCCACGGTCTGCGCGGACCACTCACCGACCTGCTGCGCTTTGCTGCCGAGCTCCTCGAACCTCGGCTCGTCGCCGTGGAAACCCTACGATCCGCCCGCAGTGTTGCATTTCCGGGACTGAGCGGCGTCCTGCCCGGCTTTGGCCGGCAGGAGCCGAACGACTGGGGGCTGGGGTTTGAGATACGAGACGCCAAGACACCCCATTGGACCGCACCGGCCAATTCGCCGGAGACCTTCGGCCATTTCGGCCGATCAGGAAGCTTCTTCTGGATCGACCCCGTTGCCCGGATCGGGTGCGCTGTGTTGGCCGGAACCGAGTTTGGACCGTGGGCGGTCGAAGCGTGGCCGCGGTTCTCGGCCGCCGTCCTGGACGAATTCGGCTCGCATTCGTAA
- a CDS encoding GGDEF domain-containing protein, which yields MALRDDQPAPGRAITVRPTAAGPAQWLVFDAFRALAHCGVDPDGAVRRILANEALARWFGDDATAWQVREVLTGALVSADRIDEAVVVAEELVAHYDAHGDAAGRLRALGELVTARFARGEFERALDELIDALVTLSRLESQGVAEPSAFVVVANAASVAELFEIASSYLRRCARLPQPSVFLVRQADAVCARNDLRWGNLLELMGELDAATARFREALRFAMRIQQGELTGFWRRVGRLCEGAAWAALDEPELALPALLEGCEGDPRSVGGEDALILRLALARACSSLGRVEEARHHLEVAAGLPDPSFSRQWHITTSLYAAEVERCRFGDHPGLDYARHAAALLAHALWRERERRLENVMVRMQMLELAAENERVEHEALRDALTGLANRRALDMALEALAKSDTVSSLLFVDLDDFKTTNDSFSHTVGDEVLRSIAAILRGECREDDVVARFGGDEFVLVLHGAPRKTGIRVGERIRSAVKAFSWEKIAPDLRVSVSIGVAEFQPGMDLSEALLTADSALYAAKQQGRDRVAAA from the coding sequence GTGGCGCTTCGAGACGACCAGCCGGCGCCCGGCCGGGCCATCACGGTCCGGCCGACCGCGGCTGGGCCGGCTCAGTGGCTGGTCTTCGACGCGTTCCGAGCACTGGCTCACTGCGGCGTCGACCCGGACGGCGCGGTCCGCCGGATTCTCGCCAACGAAGCACTTGCCCGTTGGTTCGGCGACGACGCGACGGCCTGGCAGGTCCGCGAAGTCTTGACGGGCGCGCTGGTCAGCGCCGATCGGATCGACGAGGCGGTCGTCGTCGCGGAGGAGCTGGTCGCGCATTACGACGCGCACGGTGATGCCGCCGGACGTTTGCGGGCGCTCGGTGAACTGGTCACCGCACGATTCGCGCGTGGCGAGTTCGAACGCGCCCTGGATGAACTGATCGACGCGCTGGTCACCCTGTCGCGGCTGGAGTCACAGGGGGTGGCCGAGCCGAGTGCGTTCGTCGTGGTTGCGAACGCGGCCAGCGTCGCTGAGCTCTTTGAAATTGCCTCGTCCTACCTGCGGCGCTGCGCCCGGCTGCCACAGCCGTCGGTCTTCCTCGTCCGTCAGGCGGACGCCGTCTGCGCCCGCAATGATTTGCGCTGGGGCAACCTCCTGGAACTCATGGGTGAGCTGGACGCAGCGACCGCTCGGTTTCGCGAGGCGCTGCGGTTCGCGATGCGAATACAGCAGGGAGAACTCACCGGCTTCTGGCGCCGCGTCGGCCGGCTCTGTGAAGGCGCCGCGTGGGCGGCGTTGGACGAACCGGAGCTCGCCCTCCCCGCCCTTCTGGAAGGGTGCGAGGGGGATCCCCGGAGCGTGGGTGGCGAAGACGCGCTCATCCTGCGGCTCGCCCTGGCCCGTGCCTGCAGCAGCCTTGGCCGAGTTGAGGAGGCGCGGCACCATCTCGAAGTGGCCGCCGGCCTGCCTGACCCGAGTTTCTCTCGGCAGTGGCACATCACGACGTCGCTGTACGCTGCGGAGGTCGAGCGGTGCCGGTTCGGCGACCATCCTGGTCTCGACTATGCGAGGCACGCGGCGGCCCTCCTGGCCCACGCACTCTGGCGGGAACGAGAGCGGCGGCTGGAGAACGTCATGGTCCGCATGCAGATGCTGGAACTTGCCGCGGAGAATGAACGGGTCGAGCATGAGGCCCTGCGTGATGCGCTGACCGGCCTGGCCAATCGGCGGGCGCTTGACATGGCGCTCGAGGCATTGGCGAAATCTGACACCGTCAGCTCGCTCCTCTTCGTCGACCTCGACGATTTCAAGACGACGAATGATTCCTTCTCCCACACGGTCGGCGATGAGGTGCTGCGGTCGATTGCCGCGATTCTGCGCGGTGAATGCCGGGAAGACGACGTCGTCGCGCGATTCGGCGGCGATGAATTCGTACTGGTTCTGCACGGCGCGCCACGCAAGACCGGAATCCGGGTCGGTGAGCGGATCCGGTCGGCTGTGAAGGCATTCTCCTGGGAGAAGATCGCTCCAGATTTGCGGGTGAGCGTGAGCATTGGTGTCGCGGAGTTTCAGCCCGGCATGGACCTTTCCGAGGCGCTTCTCACGGCGGACTCCGCGCTGTACGCGGCCAAGCAGCAAGGCAGGGACCGGGTCGCGGCAGCGTGA
- a CDS encoding DUF3263 domain-containing protein — METAAHSLRDAASEDHHPVESGLTDLERRILEFERQWWKYAGAKEQAMRDLFGMSATRYYQTLNALIDRPEALAADPMLVKRLRRLRSARQRARSARRLGLQP; from the coding sequence ATGGAGACGGCAGCACATTCCCTTCGCGACGCGGCTTCCGAGGATCACCATCCGGTCGAGTCAGGGCTGACCGATCTTGAGCGTCGGATTCTGGAATTCGAACGTCAGTGGTGGAAGTACGCCGGCGCCAAGGAGCAGGCGATGCGCGATCTGTTCGGCATGTCGGCGACGCGTTATTACCAGACGCTCAACGCGCTGATCGATCGTCCCGAGGCGCTCGCGGCGGACCCGATGCTGGTCAAGCGGCTTCGGCGACTGCGCAGCGCGCGGCAGCGGGCCCGTTCCGCTCGCCGGCTCGGCCTGCAACCCTGA
- a CDS encoding LytR C-terminal domain-containing protein: MTRPVVDVLNNSRIRGLAAKAAKDVQAAGWTIGTVGNYSAHVLPATTVFYPAGERDAAEQLAAEFHIRQLSPADPQMSGAHLTLVVTRDWDTLGG; encoded by the coding sequence ATGACGCGACCGGTGGTCGACGTGCTCAACAACAGCCGCATTCGCGGTCTGGCCGCCAAAGCCGCGAAGGACGTGCAGGCAGCCGGCTGGACCATCGGCACAGTCGGCAATTACTCCGCGCATGTCCTTCCGGCGACCACGGTCTTCTACCCCGCGGGAGAGCGCGACGCCGCCGAACAACTTGCCGCTGAGTTCCACATTCGCCAGCTGTCTCCTGCTGACCCGCAGATGTCCGGCGCCCATCTGACCCTGGTCGTGACGAGGGACTGGGACACCCTCGGCGGGTAG
- the otsB gene encoding trehalose-phosphatase: MTHHPASTDAERVTSVVAAIRHDPAHVLLASDVDGTLAPIAPHPAAARVHPAAPGVLRALAHRLGAIAIITGRPPLDAARLLGFARPDGTPDDVPHTIEVVGHYGMQRWSPADGLSPVAAPEAIQRARQRVDQILAGAPSGTLLEDKGIALALHVRQTADPLSALAQLRGPLEEVARECGLRLEAGRLVWELRPAGADKGSALRRLVDVHRPRVVVYIGDDAADRAAFAVIAELPEVLGLRICSASQEVSELRAVADLVVDGPDGVVSWLTELAQVLGVSADGSRTP, encoded by the coding sequence GTGACCCACCATCCCGCTTCCACCGACGCCGAGCGGGTCACGTCGGTCGTCGCAGCAATACGCCACGACCCGGCGCATGTCCTGCTCGCGTCGGACGTCGACGGCACGTTGGCACCGATAGCTCCGCATCCTGCGGCAGCACGGGTTCATCCGGCGGCCCCGGGGGTGCTTCGCGCTCTTGCCCATCGGTTGGGGGCGATTGCCATCATCACGGGCCGGCCGCCGCTGGACGCCGCCCGGCTGCTCGGCTTTGCCCGGCCGGACGGCACCCCCGACGACGTGCCGCACACCATCGAGGTCGTTGGGCACTACGGCATGCAGAGGTGGTCCCCGGCGGACGGTTTGTCGCCGGTTGCCGCTCCGGAGGCCATTCAACGCGCGCGTCAGCGGGTGGACCAGATCCTTGCCGGCGCGCCGAGCGGGACCCTCCTGGAAGACAAGGGCATCGCCCTCGCGCTGCATGTCCGCCAGACCGCGGATCCGCTGTCCGCGCTGGCGCAGCTTCGAGGACCACTCGAGGAGGTGGCTCGGGAGTGCGGGCTGAGGTTGGAGGCCGGCCGTCTCGTGTGGGAGCTACGGCCGGCTGGGGCCGACAAGGGTTCCGCGCTGCGGCGGCTTGTCGACGTCCATCGGCCCCGTGTCGTGGTGTACATCGGTGATGATGCGGCCGATCGTGCCGCGTTTGCCGTGATTGCCGAGCTGCCTGAAGTGCTGGGTCTTCGCATCTGCAGTGCATCGCAGGAGGTATCCGAACTGCGTGCCGTCGCTGACCTGGTGGTTGACGGTCCGGACGGCGTGGTGAGCTGGCTGACTGAGCTTGCGCAGGTACTCGGTGTGAGCGCCGATGGCTCGCGGACGCCGTGA